The Actinomycetota bacterium DNA segment GGGCAGGACCCCGAGTTCGAGAAGATGCTGAAGTCCTACCTGCGCCGCTCCAACGAGCGGTTGGCGGACATCAAGCGTCGCGATCGCGGAAGGCTCGGCTGAGCCAGGACCGCTTCGAGCTCGACCCGCGTGATCGTGCCGCGGTCGAGCTGCAGCTGGGGCGACCCCTTCGGGGCGAGGTCCGCGTCGCCGCCCGTTGCCCCTGCGGGCTCCCAGCGGTCGTCGAGACCCACCCCTACGCCGACGGCGTCCCCTTCCCGACCCTGTTCTGGCTCACGTGCCGCAGGGCGTCCTCCGCCATCGGGGGTCTGGAGGGTACGGGGTTCATGCGCCGGGTGAACGACCGGCTCGGCGAGGACGCGTCCTTCCGTGAGGCTTTCGACCGGGCCCAGCGTGACTACGTCCGGAGGCGCAACGAGCTGGCGGTGCTCGAGGGGTCGGG contains these protein-coding regions:
- a CDS encoding DUF501 domain-containing protein encodes the protein MGRPLRGEVRVAARCPCGLPAVVETHPYADGVPFPTLFWLTCRRASSAIGGLEGTGFMRRVNDRLGEDASFREAFDRAQRDYVRRRNELAVLEGSG